TATCGCCCACAACCGCCGCATCCCCCACGCCCGCCAGCGCCAGGTGCAACTCGATTCGACCAGCATCCGCGTGCACCAGCACGCGGCCGGCGCCGCCAAAAAAAAGGCGCGCAGGCCATCGGCCGCAGCCGGGGCGGGCGCACCAGCAAGCTGCACCTGAGCTGCGACGGGGCCGGCAACGTGCTCAATTGGTTGCTCACCCCGGGACAGGCCGGTGATTGCCCGCAGGCGGCGTGGCTGCTGGCCCCGCACCTGGCCCCGGCTTGCGAAGTGGTGGCCGACACGGCTTACGACAGCGACGCCTTGCGCGGGCTGATTGCCGCGGCGGGCGCGCTGGCCGTTATTCCGCCTACGCCGAGGCGGCGCCACGTCCCCCATTTTGACCCCTGCGCCTACGCCAAGCGCCACCATATCGAGCAAACCGTGAACAAGCTAAAACAGCACCGGCGCTTGGCCACCCGATACGACAAATTGGACGCCTCTTTTCAGGCGTTCATCTGTGCCCGCATCATGACCCTCTATCTTAACTGAGAACACCCCCTAGCCCAATCCGGTCCAATTACCGCGCACCGGCACTTATTGCGCGTTCGGTCTTCTGGGTCGGCGCGGTACGCGGCAAAGTCCGGCAAATCGGTGGCGCGCAGGTAGCGCAGCCGCACCCGTCCGGCAGACAAGGAAAAGTCCATGGCGGGCCGCTGCACTTATTCGGGCACCGCAATGTGGAGCAGCGCGTCGCCCTGGTTCACCACCGGCATGTGGTTCAGCCCAATAACGTAGCCGCTCACCGGCGACTCCAGCCGCACGGCCTGCTGCCCATATGGGTCGGCTACGGAGCCGTATACCTGCCCTTTCTCCAGGTACTGGCCGTTTTCGACGTGGGCCCGAAACAGCCCGGCAAACCGGGCCCGCAGCCACGTATGCCGCCGGCAGACAATGCCGGGCCGCGACGGCGGCGGGGCGGCGGGAGCCATGCCCAGGTGGTGCAGCACGCGCAGCGTACCAGCCAGCGCCTCTTCAATTCCGGTCTCATCGAGCCGCAGGCTTTCGCCGGTTTCGTACACGATGATGCGCTTGCCCAAGCGGTGGGCTGCCTCGCGCAAGGAGCCCGGCCGCAGGGCCGCGTGCAGCGTAAACGGAGCCGCGAAAGCCCCCGCCATGGCGTCCACCTCGGGGTCGACGCCCAGCAGGCAGCGTACCTGCGGGAAGTTGGCGCGCGCCGCGCCGCCGGTATGAAAATCGATGCCGTAGTCAATCAGGGGCATGATTTCGCGCATGAAGCGGTGGGCCACCCGCCCGGCCAGCGACCCGCGCGGAAACCCCGGAAACGAGCGGTTCACGTCCTTGCCATCGGGCACGTCGCGGCTGAAATTCAGAAACCCGTAGATGTTGAGAATGGGGATGGCAATGATGCTGCCCCGCAGCGGCTGCAGCAGCTCACGCCGCACCAGCCGCCGAATGGTTTCGATGCCGTTGACCTCGTCGCCGTGCATGCCGCCCATGAGCAGCAGCGTGGGGCCGGGCTCGGTGGACCGCATCACGTGCACCGGCACGTCAATCACCGTGCCCGAGGGCAGCTTCGAAATCACCAGCCGCGTGAGCACCTGCTCGCCGGGGTGAATGGTGAGGCCGTTGAGGTGAAACGAGGAAGCAGCGTGGGGCACGGGAAACCGGATTTCTGCAAATAACGGCAAAATACCGGGCCCTGGACTTACTGGTAATACAGCCGGCGGCTGGGCGTGACGCCCCAGTAGTAAAGCAACTCCGCATTGTAGGCCGACTGCCGGAAATCGGTAATCGGCAGCCAGCCCAGCACGGTGCAGTCGGCGGGCAGGCGCACCACGCCGGCTGGCGCGGCGGCGAGTTGCGCCAGGGCCTGCCGTTCGCAGGCGTTGCCGTCGCGCAGCCACAGGCGGCGGTCGGCGTTGATGAAGATGAACGAAAGCACGCACACCGCCCCCACGTACCAGCGGCGGGACCGCGCCGGCAGCTGCTGCAGCAAATACACCGTGGAAAGCGCGTACGCAAAGAGCAAGCCCAGCAGCACGGGCAAAATGGAGTCGTTGCGCAGGATATACGGGCGGTACGGGCGGTAGCCGCCCAGGGGCAGCAGCGCGATGTACACCACCGCAAACAGCCCCACCCAGCGCAGCACCTGCCGCACCCGCCGGCCCTCTGCCGATGCCAGCGTAAAGCGCCGCACCAGCCAGCCATTGCTCAGCACAAACGCCACCAGCAAGGGCAGGCCTAGCTGGCTGGTGAGCTCATTAAAAATGCCCTGCGGCACTCGCTGGTACAGCTCCCACAAGGTGGAGGGATGCGCGTTTTCGGCGTTGTTGCGGCCAATGAACAGGGAGTAGGCACACAGCCCGGCAAAAATTCCCAGCAGCCCCATGGCCTGCCCCGACAGCCAGGCGGGGCCGCCCGGCCCCTCTCCTTTTTGCCGCTGCCACTGCTGCCCGAGCCAGTGCACGCCGATGCCCAGAAACAGCACCGCCGCGGCCGCCGGCACCACCGGGCCGTTGAAGGCCAGCACCACCGCCAGCCCCAGCCACGCCACTACCGGCCGCCACCCCAGCCGCATAGGCTGCTGGCAGCACGCCACCCGGTAAAACGGCAGCAGCAGCACCAGCAGCAGCGCCACCGGAAACTCATAAAAGAAGCTATAGGTGAGCGAGCGGGACACAATGCCCATTTGCCCGTTGAAGCCGGCCGTTTGGAACAATGGCACCAGCAGCGCCACGGCCAGCCACCACCCGTGGCGGCCCCAGGTGCCAGGACTGCCCAGGCGCACGTAGGCGGCCAGCAGCGCCAGCAGCAGCACGTGCACGCCGGTTTTGAACAAGGCACCGGCCAGGTAAATGCTGTCGATGGGCGAGGCCACGGCGTGCAGCCAGCGGGGCACATGGCGCAGGTAGCCCACCATCGCGGCGTGGGCAAAAAACCGGTTCGGGGCCGCGTAAACGGCATTTTGGCTGAGCACGGCCCAGCCAAACGGGTCGTGCAGCACGGGACGGTACCAGGCGCTGGGCACCACGATGGCCGCCAGGTCGCCGTCGAGGGGCTGCTGGCAGTACTGCCCAAACGTAAAAATTGTATCCAGCCCCGCAAACAGCGCCAGCAAAACCACCAGGTATCGTTTGTTCATAAAGCGTGGCACGGCCCGGGCGGGGCTATGGTGCGGGCGGCGGGGCGGGCTGGGAGTCGCCGTCCATTTCGGGCGTGAGCAGGGCGGCGCGTTTGTGTTTTTTGAGAGCCAGTGCCGCCGTGAAATCGATGATGCGGCCGGCAATATCCAGCTTGGTGGCTTTCTCGATGCCCTCCAGGCCCGGCGAGGAGTTTACTTCCAGCACCAGCGGGCCGCGCTTGCTCTGCAGCATGTCCACGCCGGCCACGCTCAGCCCCAGAGCCTTGGCGGCGAGCAGGGCGGCAGCCTTCTCGGCGCGGCTCAACTTCACCAGCGTGCCCACGCCGCCGCGGTGCAGGTTCGAGCGGAACTCGCCTTCCTGACCCTGGCGCTTCATGGCACCTACTACTTCGCCGTCGACCACGAACGCCCGCAGGTCGGCGCCTTTGCTTTCGGCAATGAATTCCTGCACAATGATGCGGGCCTTGAGGTTGTGAAACGCCTCAATCACGGATTGAGCTGCTTTTTCCGACTCGGCCAGCACCACGCCCAGGCCCTGGGTGCCTTCCAGCAGCTTGATGATGACCGGGGCCCCGCCCACCTGCTTCACCATGGCCGGCACGTCGTCCGAGTTGTTGGTGAAGGCGGTTTTGGGCATGCCCACGCCGGCCCGGCTCAGAATCTGCATCGAGCGCAGCTTGTCGCGCGAGCGCACAATGGCCTGGCTTTCGACGGCGGTGCGCACCTTCATCATCTCAAATTGCCGCACCACGGCCGTGCCGTAGAACGTGACCGAAGCCCCGATGCGCGGGATAATGGCGTCGAATCCCTCCAGGCTTTCGCCGTGGTAGAGGATGCCCGGCCGCCCTTTTTCCAGCACGAGGTTGCACCGCATGTGGTCGATGACCACGGCGTGGTGCCCACGCACGGCGGCGGCTTCTACCAGCCGTTGGGTGGAGTAGGATTTGGGTTCCCGCGAGAGAATAGCCAGTTTCACGATGCAGGGGCGGTGGTGAGGAGAGAAGGGTAACGGATGCCAAACTACGGCCGAAAAGATTTTCAGGGCCGCGTACGCCGGGAAGCTGCCCTAACCTGTGCTTTGTAAGAAAGGTTGCGTCGGGCCACGTCCACCACGAAGCGTCCTTCCCGCAACAGGCTGCGACCCAGCAAGACAGGATATTTCATATCGGACCGGTCGGAGAGCGAAAACTCGGCCGTAAAAAGTTTGCCGTAGAGTTTCACCACCGCCTGAATAACGTACCGCTCCTGCACCTCGCCGTTGGAAGAGCGGATGTCGCGCAGAGCAAACTCGGCAAAGGCCAGCGGCTGGCCGTTCACGCCGGGGTGCTCGGGGTCGAGCAGCTGCACGTGCAGCACGGGCCGGCCGCTGGCGTCGGGCTCGATGCGAATGTCGCTGCAGTGAATGGCGCTGGTGTAGGCACCCGTGTCCACCTTGGCTTCGATGGCCGTGAGGGCGAAGTCGGGGAAATCAATCAACTCGCGACGACCGAGGACGCGCTTGGGAGGACGGAGGCTGGCCATAGGAACGCCTAAGATGCACACAAAGCGCCAACTGCTGCCCTTATAGCCGCCTCCGGCTAGGCTCAGGACACGATGTTGGTATTAGAAACCAGGTACAGCGGCCGCTGGCGCACGTTGGCCGACAGCCGGGCAATGTACTCGCCAATAATGC
This region of Hymenobacter sedentarius genomic DNA includes:
- the rimK gene encoding 30S ribosomal protein S6--L-glutamate ligase, translating into MKLAILSREPKSYSTQRLVEAAAVRGHHAVVIDHMRCNLVLEKGRPGILYHGESLEGFDAIIPRIGASVTFYGTAVVRQFEMMKVRTAVESQAIVRSRDKLRSMQILSRAGVGMPKTAFTNNSDDVPAMVKQVGGAPVIIKLLEGTQGLGVVLAESEKAAQSVIEAFHNLKARIIVQEFIAESKGADLRAFVVDGEVVGAMKRQGQEGEFRSNLHRGGVGTLVKLSRAEKAAALLAAKALGLSVAGVDMLQSKRGPLVLEVNSSPGLEGIEKATKLDIAGRIIDFTAALALKKHKRAALLTPEMDGDSQPAPPPAP
- a CDS encoding ATP-dependent zinc protease, yielding MASLRPPKRVLGRRELIDFPDFALTAIEAKVDTGAYTSAIHCSDIRIEPDASGRPVLHVQLLDPEHPGVNGQPLAFAEFALRDIRSSNGEVQERYVIQAVVKLYGKLFTAEFSLSDRSDMKYPVLLGRSLLREGRFVVDVARRNLSYKAQVRAASRRTRP
- a CDS encoding succinylglutamate desuccinylase/aspartoacylase family protein, giving the protein MPHAASSFHLNGLTIHPGEQVLTRLVISKLPSGTVIDVPVHVMRSTEPGPTLLLMGGMHGDEVNGIETIRRLVRRELLQPLRGSIIAIPILNIYGFLNFSRDVPDGKDVNRSFPGFPRGSLAGRVAHRFMREIMPLIDYGIDFHTGGAARANFPQVRCLLGVDPEVDAMAGAFAAPFTLHAALRPGSLREAAHRLGKRIIVYETGESLRLDETGIEEALAGTLRVLHHLGMAPAAPPPSRPGIVCRRHTWLRARFAGLFRAHVENGQYLEKGQVYGSVADPYGQQAVRLESPVSGYVIGLNHMPVVNQGDALLHIAVPE